From the Mycobacterium noviomagense genome, the window CTGGCTCGTGCTGTTCTTGCGCCGCCCGGGCGGCCAGACACAGTTCGCCGCCCCGGTGTGGATGCCGCGCGCCAGGCGCAAACCGATTCGCCAGGTGCAGGAAGTGATCGAGTCGCAGCCGGGCGGCGCCCACAGCATTACCGAGCTGGCCCGCCGGGCCGGGATGAGCCCGCGGCATTTCGCCCGGCTCTTCACCGACGAAGTGGGCGAGTCTCCGGGCGCCTACGTCGAACGTATCCGCATCGACGCCGCGCGCCGGCAGCTGGAAGAAACCGACGACACCGTCGTGGCCATCGCCGCTCGCTGCGGTTTCGGAACATCAGAATCCATGCGGCGCAACTTCGTTCGGCGCATCGGTGTGTCCCCCGACCAGTACCGCAAGACCTTCGCCTGACCACAGGAGAACCATGCAGATCGCGATCGTGCTGTATCCCGGCTTTACCGCGCTGGATTTCATCGGCCCCTACGAAGTGTTGCGGTGGCTGCCCAAAGCCGAAGTCCGCTTCGTGTGGCACGAGCCCGGCCCGATCACCGCGGACTCCGGCGTGCTGGTCGTCGGCGCAACGCATTCGTTCGCCGAAACACCTTCTCCCGACATCATTTTGGTGCCCGGTGGTATGACGTCGGTCGAGCACGCGCGCGACGAAAAGCTGTTGGCGTGGTTGCGTCAGGCCCATCAGACAGCGACGTGGACGGCGTCGGTGTGCTCCGGGTCGATCATCCTGGCGTCTGCGGGCCTGCTGCAGGGCAAGCGAGCGACGTCGCACTGGATGGCGCTCAGCGCGTTGAAGGCTCTTGGCGCCATCCCCGTTGGCGACCAACGCATCGTGCAATCCGGCGAGCGCATCGTCACCTGTGCGGGCGTGTCGGCGGGCGTCGATCTGGCGTTGTGGCTGGCCGGGCAGATCGGTGGGGAAAACCGCGCGAAGGTCATCCAACTGTCCATGGAATACGACCCGCAGCCGCCGTTCGATTCCGGCCACATGTCCAAGGCGTCGGCGCCCACCAAGGCGGCCGCCACCGCTTTGATGGCCAGGGATCTAGCCAAACCAGCCCAGCTCAAAGCGGCGACGCTGCTGTTGTGGGAGCGGGCTCTCAGTGGCGCCCGCTCGCGGCGCAAGCAGGCGCTCGTACCATCCCGCCTTGCTGCGGAGCCGCCAGGTTGACTGACGGGAAAGACATCCACCACGCTCAGGACTCATGTCCGAAACAGGTGGAGCTGAAAACCGCCCTCTATCCAGTCCGAGCAATGGGTGGGCAACGGCGGCGGTGCGGATCGCGTTCGGGGTGATCTGGGCGATCGCCGCGTGGCTGAAGTGGCTGCCCGGATTCCGTGCCACCTTCGTGTCAAGGATGGTCACCAAAGCGGCCGCCGAGCCGCACTGGCTTTCGCCGTGGTTCGAGTTCTGGCTGCGCCTGGAACGCTCGTCGCCGGGCCTGTGGGCGGTGCTGATCGCACTTGCCGAGACGCTGATCGCTATTGCGCTCATCCTCGGGATCGCCCGCCGCGTGCTCTACATCGGCGGCGCGCTCTACAGCTTGTTGATCTGGGCCACGGCCGAAGGTTTTGGCGGGCCTTATCGGCACGGCTCCACCGACATCGGAACCTCGATCATTTACGTGATGGTGTTTCTCGCCCTGCTGGTGATGCTTGAGCACGGGCTCGACCGCCGGTTTGCGCTGGACGCTGCGATCGCCGGGCGCGTTGGATGGTGGCGGCGCCTCGCGGGCCCGTCGGGGCCAGTAGGTTCGTCGGGGTGATCAACCTTGCTTACGACGACCGCGGAAACGGCGAGCCCGTGCTGTTCATCGCCGGCCACGGCGGTGCTGGACGCACCTGGCATCTGCATCAGGCTCCGGCGTTCCTGGCGGCCGGCTATCGCGTCATCACCTTCGACAACCGGGGAGTGGGCGCTACCGAGAACGCCGAGGGATTCACCACGCAAACCATGGTCGGCGACACCGCGGCGCTGATCGAAAAGCTGGATGCCGCTCCCGTGCGGATCGTCGGAGCGTCGATGGGCGCGTTCATCGCACAGGAACTCATGCTGGGCCGCCCCGACCTGGTCAGCAAGGCGGTGCTGATGTGCACCCGCGGCCGCCTGGACCGCACCCGCGACTTCTTCCATACCGCCGAAGCCGAGCTGTTCGCCTCCGGCATCCAGCTACCGGCCGCCTACGACGCGAAAATCCGCCTGCTGGAAAGCTTTTCGCCCAAAACGCT encodes:
- a CDS encoding DJ-1/PfpI family protein, producing MQIAIVLYPGFTALDFIGPYEVLRWLPKAEVRFVWHEPGPITADSGVLVVGATHSFAETPSPDIILVPGGMTSVEHARDEKLLAWLRQAHQTATWTASVCSGSIILASAGLLQGKRATSHWMALSALKALGAIPVGDQRIVQSGERIVTCAGVSAGVDLALWLAGQIGGENRAKVIQLSMEYDPQPPFDSGHMSKASAPTKAAATALMARDLAKPAQLKAATLLLWERALSGARSRRKQALVPSRLAAEPPG
- a CDS encoding DoxX family membrane protein; translation: MRIAFGVIWAIAAWLKWLPGFRATFVSRMVTKAAAEPHWLSPWFEFWLRLERSSPGLWAVLIALAETLIAIALILGIARRVLYIGGALYSLLIWATAEGFGGPYRHGSTDIGTSIIYVMVFLALLVMLEHGLDRRFALDAAIAGRVGWWRRLAGPSGPVGSSG
- a CDS encoding alpha/beta fold hydrolase, which translates into the protein MINLAYDDRGNGEPVLFIAGHGGAGRTWHLHQAPAFLAAGYRVITFDNRGVGATENAEGFTTQTMVGDTAALIEKLDAAPVRIVGASMGAFIAQELMLGRPDLVSKAVLMCTRGRLDRTRDFFHTAEAELFASGIQLPAAYDAKIRLLESFSPKTLNDDAAVADWISMFTMWPSKPTRGSRSQLEITPRNNRLPAYQSITAPVLVIGFRDDLVTPPHLCREVADAIPNGRYLEIADAGHLGFLEQPKAVNDAALQFFAGGAA